From Salmo salar chromosome ssa04, Ssal_v3.1, whole genome shotgun sequence, one genomic window encodes:
- the LOC100195904 gene encoding zinc finger protein ZPR1 isoform X4: MSVIAEENVRGTGGSVFKEISADNDEDNQPTEIESLCMNCYQNGMTRILLTKIPFFKEVIISSFTCPNCSWSNTEIQSAGRIQDQGIAYTLKVKSKQDMNREVVKADSATTRIPELDFEIPPYTQKGSLSTIEGLIDRAVEGLEQDQQLRNATAPEVAVKIDEFIDKLKNLKEGGFTLVIDDPSGNSFVENPFAPQKDEALSVSHYKRTPQQDAQLGIKAEDEEEKPSNDIDCMRNEVLTFNTNCPECNAPASTNMKLVPAPQRTRERRRSSPASSKPLLIPAHSTRKPATPMCGTKHCSTDDRSRPAPPPAKPSSNPIVGYWANCMPPWSLLVVTQPGTWVCSDASSTAIQCLRPLRHLGGPV, encoded by the exons ATGTCAGTCATAGCAGAGGAAAATGTCCGTGGCACTGGCGGTAGTGTTTTCAAGGAGATCAGTGCTGATAATGACGAAGACAATCAACCCACCGAAATTGAGAGTCTGTGCATGAATTGTTACCAAAAT GGAATGACACGTATTCTTCTTACGAAGATTCCTTTCTTCAAAGAAGTTATCATCAGTTCTTTCACCTGTCCCAACTGCAGCTGGTCGAACACTGAAATCCAATCAGCTGGTCGCATACAGGATCAAGGCATCGCCTACACACTCAAAGTCAAGTCAAAACAG GATATGAATAGAGAAGTTGTCAAAGCAGACAGTGCAACCACCAGAATCCCAGAACTGGATTTTGAAATCCCCCCATACACTCAGAAGGGCT CACTCTCTACCATCGAAGGCCTCATAGACCGTGCAGTCGAAGGGTTGGAGCAAGACCAACAACTAAGAAAT GCAACTGCACCAGAAGTTGCTGTAAAGATTGATGAGTTCATTGATAAATTGAAGAATTTGAAAGAAGGTGGATTCACACTG GTCATTGATGATCCATCTGGGAACAGTTTTGTGGAGAACCCCTTTGCTCCGCAGAAAGATGAGGCTCTCTCAGTCAGCCACTACAAGAGAACACCCCAACAGGACGCCCAATTAGGAATAAAG gCTGAAGACGAGGAGGAAAAGCCCAGTAATGACATTGACTGTATGAGAAATGAG GTGTTGACGTTTAATACAAACTGTCCAGAGTGCAATGCCCCAGCCTCGACAAACATGAAGCTTGTCC CAGCTCCccaacggactcgggagaggcgacggtCGAGTCCTGCGTCCTCCAAACCGCTCTTAATACCCGCCCactcaacccggaagccagccacaccaatgtgcgggacgaaacactgttcaactgacgaccgaagtcgGCCTgccccccccccggccaaaccctcctctaacccaatTGTGGGTTATTGGGCCAATTGTATGCCGCCCTGGTCACtgctggttgtgacacagcctggaacctgggtctgtagtgatgcctcaagcactgcaatccagtgccttagaccactgcgccacttgggaggcccagtGTAG